The following coding sequences are from one Sardina pilchardus chromosome 16, fSarPil1.1, whole genome shotgun sequence window:
- the tmem88b gene encoding transmembrane protein 88 b: MSLAGTLEKGAHHQALDLSEELPPHSHNNHHHLHPHHHHHHLQLQLQQSNSLASTAPAGTPVSGSGVVVPPPYSLGEGGSVGGGGGGGGGGGGSDAPLELRGSLDCWACSVLVTAQNLIIAAINACLAGVVFGVILTPAIVMVVFGFLCHSTVRPHGTADYCSELLTDGGCVALLVVGFLLVTPLLVLALAAYCRLARHLQLGLCFIPYSRAVYKNLPAATHRGIGGGCCGPRPSKSEQGKGKVWV, encoded by the exons ATGAGTCTGGCAGGCACGTTGGAGAAGGGGGCCCACCACCAGGCCCTGGACCTGTCTGAGGAGTTGCCCCCGCACTcccacaacaaccaccaccacctccacccgcaccaccaccaccaccacctccagctgcAGCTCCAGCAGTCCAACTCCCTGGCCTCCACGGCCCCAGCCGGGACCCCCGTCAGCGGGTCGGGCGTGGTGGTGCCTCCACCGTACTCCCTGGGCGAGGGGGGGTCcgtgggcggcggcggcgggggcggTGGGGGCGGCGGGGGTTCGGACGCTCCGCTGGAGCTACGCGGCTCGCTGGACTGCTGGGCGTGCTCCGTGCTGGTGACCGCTCAGAACCTGATCATCGCCGCCATCAACGCCTGCCTGGCCGGAGTGGTGTTCGGTGTGATCCTCACGCCCGCCATCGTCATGGTGGTCTTCGGGTTCCTCTGCCACTCCACG GTGCGCCCCCACGGCACGGCGGACTACTGCTCTGAGCTGCTGACGGACGGCGGCTGCGTGGCGCTGCTGGTGGTGGGCTTCCTGCTGGTGACCCCTCTGCTGGTGCTGGCGCTGGCCGCGTACTGCCGCCTGGCGCGCCACCTGCAGCTGGGCCTCTGCTTCATCCCCTACAGCCGCGCCGTCTACAAGAACCTGCCCGCCGCAACACACCGCGGCATAGGGGGAGGGTGCTGCGGACCCAGGCCCAGCAAGAGCGAGCAGGGCAAGGGGAAGGTgtgggtgtga